The following proteins are encoded in a genomic region of Maniola jurtina chromosome 17, ilManJurt1.1, whole genome shotgun sequence:
- the LOC123873931 gene encoding non-structural maintenance of chromosomes element 3 homolog isoform X2: protein MSQRRTINRSQSENSCPAEAVNECVKFLVCREGSKKPIRQADIEKHLTDVLQTPVNKKLVIENANKVLKHVYGYKLVQLKGKGIQYIMVLSDTLPSTCEHLLSTYSEPSHRKLLIAALTHIFMSGGTIKDTDMWNFLDKTKLLQEHDMEGRKILTHTFTKQLYLEYNKVGTNEHPRFEFSWGQRADEELPKEFILNKMAQAFDKEPSYWREQFKSTQENGSELQ from the exons atgagtCAACGCAGGACCATAAATAGATCTCAGTCCGAAAATTCCTGTCCTGCGGAAGCTGTGAACGAATGTGTCAAGTTCCTGGTTTGCCGCGAGGGTAGCAAGAAGCCGATAAGGCAGGCAGATATTGAGAAGCACCTCACCGATGTTCTACAGACACCAGTGAACAAAAAACTTGTTATTGAAAATGCTAACAAAGTTTTGAAACAT GTCTACGGCTACAAACTAGTCCAACTGAAGGGCAAAGGCATACAGTACATAATGGTGCTTAGTGATACATTGCCAAGTACCTGTGAACACTTGCTGTCTACATACTCAGAGCCCAGTCATCGCAAACTCTTGATAGCTGCTCTCACTCATATATTCATGTCTGGTGGGACCATCAAAGata cTGATATGTGGAACTTTCTAGACAAGACAAAGTTATTGCAGGAACATGATATGGAAGGTAGAAAAATCCTTACACACACATTCACCAAACAGCTCTACTTGGAATATAATAAA GTTGGCACCAATGAGCATCCTAGATTTGAGTTCAGCTGGGGACAGAGAGCAGACGAGGAACTACCCAAGGAATTCATTCTAAACAAAATGGCTCAA gcatttGATAAGGAACCAAGTTACTGGAGGGAGCAATTCAAAAGTACACAAGAAAACGGCAGTGAACTCCAATAA
- the LOC123873931 gene encoding non-structural maintenance of chromosomes element 3 homolog isoform X1, giving the protein MLVEKCKIPIVLFNYKIMSQRRTINRSQSENSCPAEAVNECVKFLVCREGSKKPIRQADIEKHLTDVLQTPVNKKLVIENANKVLKHVYGYKLVQLKGKGIQYIMVLSDTLPSTCEHLLSTYSEPSHRKLLIAALTHIFMSGGTIKDTDMWNFLDKTKLLQEHDMEGRKILTHTFTKQLYLEYNKVGTNEHPRFEFSWGQRADEELPKEFILNKMAQAFDKEPSYWREQFKSTQENGSELQ; this is encoded by the exons ATGTTGGTGGAAAAGTGTAAAATACCcattgtattatttaattataaaataatgagtCAACGCAGGACCATAAATAGATCTCAGTCCGAAAATTCCTGTCCTGCGGAAGCTGTGAACGAATGTGTCAAGTTCCTGGTTTGCCGCGAGGGTAGCAAGAAGCCGATAAGGCAGGCAGATATTGAGAAGCACCTCACCGATGTTCTACAGACACCAGTGAACAAAAAACTTGTTATTGAAAATGCTAACAAAGTTTTGAAACAT GTCTACGGCTACAAACTAGTCCAACTGAAGGGCAAAGGCATACAGTACATAATGGTGCTTAGTGATACATTGCCAAGTACCTGTGAACACTTGCTGTCTACATACTCAGAGCCCAGTCATCGCAAACTCTTGATAGCTGCTCTCACTCATATATTCATGTCTGGTGGGACCATCAAAGata cTGATATGTGGAACTTTCTAGACAAGACAAAGTTATTGCAGGAACATGATATGGAAGGTAGAAAAATCCTTACACACACATTCACCAAACAGCTCTACTTGGAATATAATAAA GTTGGCACCAATGAGCATCCTAGATTTGAGTTCAGCTGGGGACAGAGAGCAGACGAGGAACTACCCAAGGAATTCATTCTAAACAAAATGGCTCAA gcatttGATAAGGAACCAAGTTACTGGAGGGAGCAATTCAAAAGTACACAAGAAAACGGCAGTGAACTCCAATAA